The Christiangramia salexigens genome includes the window CATAAAAGGAATATAACTTGGGTATTCCAGACTAAATATCCAGCCTTCCTTGTCTTTGGAGTTTGCGACGGACCTTGCTTCCTCTTTAAAACTTTCAGGAAGACCCTTTAAGCGGGATTCCTCGGTGATATGTAACTCATATCTGTTAGTCTCTGCCAGGACATTTTCGCCAAACTTTAAAGATAGTTTTGATAGTTCCTTATCTATTTCGCGTAATTCATTTTGTTTGTCAGATGGAAGATTAGCGCCATTTCGGGTAAATGCCTTGTATTTTTTATCGAGAAGCATTTCCTGTTCTTTATTCAGTTCTAAAGAGTCCTTCTGATTATATACCTCCTGGATTTTTTTAAAAAGTTCTGAATTAAGAATGACGTCATTCTTAAATTCTGAAAGTACAGGAGAAACTTCTTGTGCGATCTTTTGAATTTCGGCATTAGTTTCGGCCGAATTTATATTGAAGAAAATACTGGTAACCCTATCAAGTTTTTTACCTGAATATTCCAGCTTTTCTATGGTATTTTGAAATGTTGGTTTCTCTTTGGAATCTACCAGCTCATTAATTTCCTGTCGCGCCAGCTCTACTGCCTGCAAAATTGCAGGTTTATAATCTTCCGTTTTAATTTGGGAGAAAGGAGCATATTCATACTCTGTTAGTAATATATTCTGAGAATCCATAAAGGCTTTTCTATTAGTGTGATTGATTAAAATTTTAACGGATATATTAAGATTTAAGTTTTTTTAACTAAATTGGTGCCTGATTAACGCATTTTTAACTTAAAAATATATAGTAAAGTAGTTTACAGAGTTCTGGTTTTATATTTAGAATGGTTAATAAATAATAAGTACAGATTTACAAAGTTTACTACTCGAAAGGCCGCTATTTGCGGCCTTTCTTATTTTTTGATCGATTTGGCTCCTTCTATGACCTTTTGTTTGAGGCCTTCCTTGTATACCAAAATTTTATCCAGTACACATTTATCTGAAGCACCTATGATCTGAGCTGCCAGGATCCCCGCATTCTTTGCTCCGTCCAGTGCTACGGTTGCAACCGGGACTCCTCCGGGCATTTGTAATATTGAAAGAACAGAATCCCATCCGTCAATAGAATTCCTGGATTTTACAGGTACACCAATTACGGGTAGTGGAGACATGGATGCTACCATGCCCGGTAAATGTGCAGCACCTCCGGCTCCCGCGATAATCACTTTAATATCTTTTTCGTGAGCGGTTTTACTAAATTCAAATAATTTTTCCGGGGTTCGGTGGGCAGAAACAATATCTACTTCAACTTCGATATCGAATCCCTTAAGAATATCTATTGCTTCCTGCATTACGGGCATATCGCTTGTGCTACCCATTATAACTGCTACTTTTCCCATAAATTACTTGTTTTTACTTATCACTTTAATGCTGTTTTTCACCTTTTCAGCAACTTCTCTCGCCTTAGAAAGGTCTTTATCTACGATAGTAACGTGTCCCATTTTTCTAAAGGGACGCGTTATCTTTTTGCCATAGATGTGTGGTGTAACTCCATCCAGGCTCATGATCTCTTCTATGTTCTCGTATTGAACCTCTCCTTCATGATCCTTGTCTCCAACCAAATTTACCATTATTCCGCCTACCTTACTCTCTGTATTTCCCAGAGGAAGATCTAAGATAGCACGGATGTGTTGTTCAAATTGATTAGTGTATGAAGCTTCAATACTGTAATGTCCACTATTGTGAGGTCTTGGAGCAACTTCGTTAATTAAAATATCATCATCCTCTGTTTGGAACATTTCCACAGCCAGTAAACCAACATGCTGGAACGCATCCGAAACTTTTTCAGCAAGCACTCGTGCCTTTTCGGCAACGGTATTTTCTATCCTTGCGGGGCATATCACATATTCCACCTGATTGGCAGTTGGATGAAACTCCATTTCTACTACTGGATAGGTTTTAATATCACCCGATGGGTTTCTTGCCACAATTACAGCTAATTCATTCTTAAACGGAATTAATTGCTCTGCAATACATTCTCCCTCTGGAAGCTTTTTTACATCTTCTGCGTTTTTTATGACTGAAACTCCCTTACCGTCGTAACCACCAGTGGCGCTTTTCCAAACGAAAGGAATTTCAATTTCTTTGGCACTCAGAGAATTCTTCAGGTCTTCAATAGTGTCAAAAACTTTGAAAGGAGCAGTTGGAAGTTGCTTCTCGCTGTAAAATTTCTTTTGCACTGCCTTGTTTTGGATCTTTTCTAAAGTAGATGCAGATGGATAGGTTTTAATTCCTTCAGATTCTAATTTTTTAAGAGCTTCTACATTAACGCCTTCAATTTCAAAAGTCAGGACATCTGCCTTTCTGCCAAATTTCAGTACCGTTTCATAGTCCATTAGATCGCCCTGTTCAAAATGGTTGCATGAAATTTTACAGGGAGCTTCATCACTGGGGTCCATAACCAGAGTTTGGATATCATATTTTCTGGTCTCGTATAACATCATTTTCCCGAGTTGGCCTCCTCCCAGGATTCCGAGCTTAAAGTCTGAAGAAAAATAATTTACCATAAATATTGTGTGCTTTTTGCAAAAATAACTTAATCAAAATTTCTGTCACTAATAATCGATAAGAAATCGGAGGGTCGGGCTTATAGAGATTCCTTATCTTTGCGACTTTAAATTTGTGAATTTTGATAAAGTTACATGATCTTGAATTTGAGCCTTTTATTTCTGAAGGTGAAATTACAGAAGCTATAGATAGGATTTCCGGTGAATTGAACCAAAAATATAAGCATGAAAAACCTGTTTTTCTTGGGGTTCTAAACGGCTCTTTTATGTTTGCTTCAGAGGTGATTAAAAGGTTTGAAGGGGATTGTGAGGTAAGCTTTGTCAAACTTGGTTCCTATGAAGGGACTGAAACAACCGGAAATGTGAAAACCTTGATAGGTCTCAATCAGGAACTGGAAGGTAGACAGGTTATTCTTTTAGAAGATATTGTAGATACCGGTAATACTCTTGTTGAAATTGATGAGATTTTAAAAAAGGCAAAGGTGAAAGATTATAAGGTAGCAACTTTATTTTTTAAACCTGAAGCTTATAAAAAAAATGTTCCCGTAGAGTTTAAGGGATTAGAAATACCTAATAAATTTATTGTTGGTTTCGGGCTGGATTATGATGGATTAGGCCGAAACCTTACTCAAGTATATAAACGCAAAGAAAACGAAATGACAAATCTAGTATTGTTTGGCCCTCCTGGTGCAGGCAAAGGAACTCAGGCGACGATTCTTAAAGACAAATATCAATTAGTGCATATTTCTACCGGTGATGTTTTTAGATTTAATATCAAAAATCAAACTGAGCTTGGTTTAAGTGCAAAATCATATATGGATAAAGGGCAATTGGTTCCCGATGAGGTGACCATCAATATGCTTAAAGCTGAGGTTGAAAAAAATGCCGATGCGAAAGGCTTTATTTTTGATGGTTTTCCCAGAACAGAAGCTCAGGCAGAGGCACTTAGTGAATACCTGGAATCCAGAGGAACTAAAGTGGATGCTATGATCGCCTTAGAGGTAGAGGATGAAATCCTTGTGGAACGTTTGCTTGAAAGAGGTAAAACGTCAGGGAGACCGGATGATGCTAATGAGAATGTTGTTAAAAACCGAATTAAGGTTTACTATAATGAAACTGCTATTTTGAAAAATTACTATCAGAAAAAAGATAGATATTTTGGAGTAAATGGTGTTGGGAGTATTGAGGAGATCACAGAGCGTTTAAGCGGTGTGATAGACCAATTAATGAAATAAAATAAAAATGACTGAAGGGAATTTTGTTGACTATGTGAAAATTCATGTTTTTTCCGGAAAAGGAGGAAAGGGTTCTGCTCACCTTCACCGGGAGAAATATATTGCCAAGGGTGGTCCCGATGGTGGTGATGGAGGCCGTGGAGGTCATGTGATTGTGAAAGGAAACAAAAATCTCTGGACCCTATATCATTTAAAGTTTAAGCGTCACGTAAAAGCCGAACATGGCGAAAATGGCGGTAAACAAAGAAGTTCTGGTGCAGATGGTTCAGATCAATATATAGATGTTCCTTTAGGGACGGTTATAAGAGATACTGAGACCAATGAGATTATTAAGGAGATCACAGAGGATGGACAGGAATTTGTTGTGGCTGAAGGTGGATTGGGTGGCCGTGGTAACTGGCACTTTAAGAGTTCTACCAACCAGACGCCAAGATATGCTCAGCCGGGTATAGATGGTCAGCAGGTGGATATAACCCTAGAATTGAAGGTTCTCGCAGACGTTGGATTAGTTGGTTTCCCTAATGCAGGTAAATCTACTTTACTGTCTGTAGTGACGGCTGCAAAGCCAAAGATCGCAGATTATGAGTTCACAACTTTAAAACCTAATCTGGGAATTGTACAATACCGGGATTTTAAAACCTTTATCATTGCCGATATTCCGGGTATAATTGAAGGGGCTGCTGAGGGAAAAGGTCTTGGTCACAGGTTCCTTAGGCATATTGAAAGAAACTCTACCTTATTGTTTCTTATTCCTGCAGATGCGCCGAGTATAACCGAACAGTATGAGATCCTCCTGGATGAGTTGAAGAGATATAATCCAGAATTAATGGATAAAGACCGACTTATCGCTATTTCGAAAAGTGACTTGCTCGATGCTGAATTAAAGACCGAAATGGCCGAAGAACTAGATAAAGAATTGAAACAACCATACATATTTATTTCTTCTGTAGCTCAACAGGGTCTTACTGAATTGAAGGATAAGTTATGGCAAATGCTTAATAAAGAACCAGTTTAATTACTGTTAAAGCCTCTACTTTTGGAATCGATTTTGCTTAATTTTAAATAAAACTCGGTTATGAAAAGATTCAAATTAGGCATATTATTGCTATTTATAATCTCCTGTAATACGCCAAAGGCAGCCTTCGACTACGATAATCAGGTCGATTTTAAGACCTTTAGCAGTTACGCATTATTTCCAGATTTTCAATCCGGCTTAAGTCAACTAGACCAGGCGAGGCTGATTGAAAGTCTGGATTTTTATTTAAAGGAAGAAGGTTTCGAGAATTCCTCAGAAACACCTGATATATATGTAAATGTTTATACTGAAAAGTTTGAACAGGATAATCGTAGTCGTATAGGTGTTGGACTTGGTGGCGGTGGAGGAAATGTTGGAGTGGGCGTTTCGGGTGGTATACCCGTAGGTCAAATGGATACTTATCTTAAACTCACATTCGATTTTATAAGTGTAAAAGATGATGAATTGGTATGGCAGGCAATAGTAGAAAGTCCATTCAATTTAAATGCTTCTCCACAGGAAAGGAAAGATCGGTTTGATAAGATCGTGAAAAAAGCACTAGAGGGTTATCCTCCTAAAAAATAAAGAATAAAAAAGCCCCGGAATTCCGGGGCTTTTTAATATGGTTGGTTAGGTTGTGAGTTTTAGTTCTCTTCTTCCTTTTCCATTTCCTGTTTTACCTCTTTCTTCGCTTCTCTGTTAGATACTACGAATACACTTCTACGGTTTTTAGCATACTGAGCTTCAGTACACATATTTGGTTTAGTACAGTCGTTAACCGGTCTGCTTTCACCATAACCTTCAGAAGTTAATCTAGCTTTGTCAATACCTTTCTCTACAAGGTAGTTTACAGTAGAGGCAGCTCTTCTCTTAGATAAATCCATGTTGTATTTATCTGAGCCACGAGCATCAGCATGTGATTCAACTTTTACCTTGATGTTAGAGTATTTGTTCATATAAGTAACAACAGAGTCTAGAATTGGCTTAGATTCTGGCTTGATAGTAGCTTTATCAAAATCAAAGTAGATCTTGCTTCCATCAATTGGAATAACATCCTGGCCACTAGTTTCGTCTGTCACAGTTGGAGCTTCAACAATTACGTTCTCCTCACGGGTGAATCTGTAAAGATTGTCTGTTCCTCTTCTGTTTGATGCGAAATAACCTATTTCGTCTGCTTCCTTAATTACAAAAGCAAAATCGTCGTTACCACTATTGATAGATCTTCCTAAGTTCTCTGACTTTGAAAAATCTCCTTCAGTTCTAAAGATATCCAGGTTTCCAAAACCTTGAAGTCCATCTGAAGTGAAATAAAGTATATTCTCATCACTTATGAATGGGAACTGTTCTCTTTGCGGAGTGTTTACACCCGGCCCTAAGTTCTTTGGAGATCCGTAGGTTCCATCTTCATTAACATTTACTACATAGATGTCGAATGAACCACTTCCTCCCGGCATATCGCTCGAAAAATAAAGTTTGGTTCCATCGGCGCTTAAACTTGGGTGCTCTGTAGAATATTCTTCGCTTGTAAAAGGAAGTGCCTGGATATTGGTCCATTCACCATTCACTTTTTCAGCTCTGTAAATTCTAATGTGAGCAACACGAACATCCTCCTCGTTCTTTACTCTTTTTTCGTTAGTTCTGTCAAAGAACATTACGGTGCCGTCCTGGTTAAAGGTAGCAGAGCTCTCATGAGAGTCTGTATTGATCTTATCGGAGAATAGAACGATATCGCTCATTTCACCTTTTTCAGACATTTTGGCGCTGTATAGATCAAGAGTTGGCATTTTGTTCCAAGGATAAATTGGACGCTCCTGGTTGCGTGTAGACGCAAAAGCAATTCGGTCTCCGTAGAAAGCAATACCAAAGTCTGATGAAGACTGGTTATTCATTACCTGATCATACTTGAACTTATGAGGTACAAGTGTGTCAAGTTTAGAAGCGAACTTCTCATGATCCCAGTTTTCTCCCGTAGCCATATTCATATACTTGTCGGCTTTAACGTAATCTCCCTGAGCCATAAGAGCATGAGCAAACCTGAATTGATATTCAGGCGCTACATTTCCATCGTGCCTAAGAAAAAGCAGTTCATATACTTCAGCTGCATTTTTCATTTGATTTACAAAGAAGTAAGAATCTCCAAGGTTTTGAAGTACTTCTTGTGATTTGTTGTTTACTTTTTCATAAGCATCAGCCGCATCTATATAAGCTGCTTGTGCAAAAAACCGGTTGGCCTCTTTGATATCAGACCTTTGGCCGAATGCCGTAATGCTTAGAAATAATATAAAAAGTGTACTATATAAATTTTTCATCTTGTTCAGGTTTTAGAAGAATCTAGGTGATTTGTCATATCCTTTGTTCAGGCCAAATAGGTCCAGATCAAACAGAAGCATGATCTCATGTGAACCGTCCCTGCTAAGGTCGTAAGTAGGATAGTCATAAGCATAACCGATTCTAAGAGATGGAGTAACTTTAAAGTTTACCAAACCTGTTACGGTTTCATCAAATCTATATCCAATACCTGCTTCAAGACGATCGTATAACAAAACGTTCGCATTAAGGTCTACAGACAGTGGAGCGCCTTTAACTGCTCTTACCATTGTAGAAGGTTTAAGCTTTAAGTTTTCACCTAAATCAAATACATAACCTCCGGTAAGGAAATAATGTACTTCCTCAACACCAAGGTCGCGCAGACCTCGCTCATTCTCGATATGTTTTGAAGTAAATAAGTTCGGTGCAGAAATACCAAAATAGTGGTTGTCTCCAAACCAAAATGCACCTACACCAAAAACTGGAAATATTTCACTTTGATTTTCAAAAGCAGGATCATTAGGATCGTTTAGATCCAGTCCTGAAAGATTAGCATCGAAAGTACTAAGACCGGCTTTTGCTCCAAACGATAATTTAGTGTTTTCGCTGGCAGGAATAACATATGCGAAATCTGCAGTGATGTTATTTTCCTTAACCCATCCACCTATTTCATCGTGAACTACTGTAAGTCCTAATTCTACTCTTTCGCTAACCGGAGTGTGGGCGAAGAAGTTAAGGGTGCGTGGTGCGCCCTCAACATCTACCCATTGCATTCTGTATATGCCTCCCAGATTCAACATTCCTGGATCATCTGTAGCATATGCCGGATTTATTACACTCATATTGTACATGTACTGAGTGAATAGCGGATCTTGCTGAGACATACCTTTTATTGAAAAAAGGATAATGCCTGCGAATATTAAATATTTTGTGATAAATTTTTTCATTGCTTTCTCGTGTTTATCCTTTTATTATCTACTTAAGTATATTTTCCCTCTTCTTGGAGGCGTAGAGCCATCGTTGAAGTCAAGGATATAAAAATAAACTCCGGTAGTTGAAACGTCATCACCAAATGATCCTGACTGATTTGTAAAGCCATTCCATTTTGGAGAATTAGCGTTCCCTTTATAAACAACATCTCCCCAACGGTTATGGATTGTGATATTGTAATTTGGATATTCTCTTTCTATGTTTTTGATGTCGAAGGTGTCGTTTAATCCATCGCCATTAGGAGAAATTCCTTCAGGGAATAGTAATGGACAATCTTCAATTGTTACGCTTACAGCTAGTCTGTTTGAGCTATCGCAATCTGTTTCCGGATCATATAGGCTAGCATAGTAAGTCACTCCATTTTGAAGAGGTGTGCTAGTGCTATAAGAATCGTTTCCGTTTTCAGTTTCAAACCATGTAATATTGCTGTTCTCATTTAGAGCAGCAGTAAGATCGGCTATAGTAGCGTCATCATATTTACAGAAGGTCTGGTTGGTATTGTCGATAGTTGGAGTTGCTGCATCCCCTACAAATACTTCTATAGAAGCTGCATCAGACTCGCATCCGTTTTCATCTGTTCTTTGGGTAACATAATAAGTACCTGTCATTAGGTTCTCATCTTCCATGACCATCATGCTTAAAGCTTCGTCGCTGTAGAAAGTAAGGTTTGTACCTTCGGCAATTAGATCAGCGCTAGTAGGAGACTGAATTTTACAGAAGTTAAGATCGCTTACTCCCGGTGCATCCGGAGTTTCATTTACGGTAATTGAGAAAGTTGAAGTATCATCACCGCAATCGTTAATAGCAGCAACAGTGTAAACTACCTCATATGTGTCAGCTTCAAAATCCATTGGATCCATCAATCCATCTGCAATTACATTTCCGTCAAGAGTAAAATCTCCGCTTGTGTCTGCATTTACAGAAAGGAAT containing:
- a CDS encoding 5-(carboxyamino)imidazole ribonucleotide synthase, which codes for MVNYFSSDFKLGILGGGQLGKMMLYETRKYDIQTLVMDPSDEAPCKISCNHFEQGDLMDYETVLKFGRKADVLTFEIEGVNVEALKKLESEGIKTYPSASTLEKIQNKAVQKKFYSEKQLPTAPFKVFDTIEDLKNSLSAKEIEIPFVWKSATGGYDGKGVSVIKNAEDVKKLPEGECIAEQLIPFKNELAVIVARNPSGDIKTYPVVEMEFHPTANQVEYVICPARIENTVAEKARVLAEKVSDAFQHVGLLAVEMFQTEDDDILINEVAPRPHNSGHYSIEASYTNQFEQHIRAILDLPLGNTESKVGGIMVNLVGDKDHEGEVQYENIEEIMSLDGVTPHIYGKKITRPFRKMGHVTIVDKDLSKAREVAEKVKNSIKVISKNK
- a CDS encoding DUF4136 domain-containing protein yields the protein MKRFKLGILLLFIISCNTPKAAFDYDNQVDFKTFSSYALFPDFQSGLSQLDQARLIESLDFYLKEEGFENSSETPDIYVNVYTEKFEQDNRSRIGVGLGGGGGNVGVGVSGGIPVGQMDTYLKLTFDFISVKDDELVWQAIVESPFNLNASPQERKDRFDKIVKKALEGYPPKK
- the purE gene encoding 5-(carboxyamino)imidazole ribonucleotide mutase, whose amino-acid sequence is MGKVAVIMGSTSDMPVMQEAIDILKGFDIEVEVDIVSAHRTPEKLFEFSKTAHEKDIKVIIAGAGGAAHLPGMVASMSPLPVIGVPVKSRNSIDGWDSVLSILQMPGGVPVATVALDGAKNAGILAAQIIGASDKCVLDKILVYKEGLKQKVIEGAKSIKK
- a CDS encoding adenylate kinase, with the protein product MIKLHDLEFEPFISEGEITEAIDRISGELNQKYKHEKPVFLGVLNGSFMFASEVIKRFEGDCEVSFVKLGSYEGTETTGNVKTLIGLNQELEGRQVILLEDIVDTGNTLVEIDEILKKAKVKDYKVATLFFKPEAYKKNVPVEFKGLEIPNKFIVGFGLDYDGLGRNLTQVYKRKENEMTNLVLFGPPGAGKGTQATILKDKYQLVHISTGDVFRFNIKNQTELGLSAKSYMDKGQLVPDEVTINMLKAEVEKNADAKGFIFDGFPRTEAQAEALSEYLESRGTKVDAMIALEVEDEILVERLLERGKTSGRPDDANENVVKNRIKVYYNETAILKNYYQKKDRYFGVNGVGSIEEITERLSGVIDQLMK
- a CDS encoding OmpA family protein — encoded protein: MKNLYSTLFILFLSITAFGQRSDIKEANRFFAQAAYIDAADAYEKVNNKSQEVLQNLGDSYFFVNQMKNAAEVYELLFLRHDGNVAPEYQFRFAHALMAQGDYVKADKYMNMATGENWDHEKFASKLDTLVPHKFKYDQVMNNQSSSDFGIAFYGDRIAFASTRNQERPIYPWNKMPTLDLYSAKMSEKGEMSDIVLFSDKINTDSHESSATFNQDGTVMFFDRTNEKRVKNEEDVRVAHIRIYRAEKVNGEWTNIQALPFTSEEYSTEHPSLSADGTKLYFSSDMPGGSGSFDIYVVNVNEDGTYGSPKNLGPGVNTPQREQFPFISDENILYFTSDGLQGFGNLDIFRTEGDFSKSENLGRSINSGNDDFAFVIKEADEIGYFASNRRGTDNLYRFTREENVIVEAPTVTDETSGQDVIPIDGSKIYFDFDKATIKPESKPILDSVVTYMNKYSNIKVKVESHADARGSDKYNMDLSKRRAASTVNYLVEKGIDKARLTSEGYGESRPVNDCTKPNMCTEAQYAKNRRSVFVVSNREAKKEVKQEMEKEEEN
- a CDS encoding PorP/SprF family type IX secretion system membrane protein, with translation MKKFITKYLIFAGIILFSIKGMSQQDPLFTQYMYNMSVINPAYATDDPGMLNLGGIYRMQWVDVEGAPRTLNFFAHTPVSERVELGLTVVHDEIGGWVKENNITADFAYVIPASENTKLSFGAKAGLSTFDANLSGLDLNDPNDPAFENQSEIFPVFGVGAFWFGDNHYFGISAPNLFTSKHIENERGLRDLGVEEVHYFLTGGYVFDLGENLKLKPSTMVRAVKGAPLSVDLNANVLLYDRLEAGIGYRFDETVTGLVNFKVTPSLRIGYAYDYPTYDLSRDGSHEIMLLFDLDLFGLNKGYDKSPRFF
- the obgE gene encoding GTPase ObgE; this translates as MTEGNFVDYVKIHVFSGKGGKGSAHLHREKYIAKGGPDGGDGGRGGHVIVKGNKNLWTLYHLKFKRHVKAEHGENGGKQRSSGADGSDQYIDVPLGTVIRDTETNEIIKEITEDGQEFVVAEGGLGGRGNWHFKSSTNQTPRYAQPGIDGQQVDITLELKVLADVGLVGFPNAGKSTLLSVVTAAKPKIADYEFTTLKPNLGIVQYRDFKTFIIADIPGIIEGAAEGKGLGHRFLRHIERNSTLLFLIPADAPSITEQYEILLDELKRYNPELMDKDRLIAISKSDLLDAELKTEMAEELDKELKQPYIFISSVAQQGLTELKDKLWQMLNKEPV